The Lacipirellula parvula genome window below encodes:
- the hemC gene encoding hydroxymethylbilane synthase: MPAARPLRIGTRASKLARWQSDWVAAELTQLGATVEIVEITTRGDVEQLGPVAGIGVQGVFTKEIQAAVLAGEVDLAVHSLKDLPTEQVAGLVLAATPPRETVADALVARTGPSLAELPAGARVGTGSLRRRAQLLHLRPDLHVAGIRGNVDTRLRKLDEGEFDAIVLAAAGLTRLGLAGRITELLEPPHMLPAPGQGSLALECRADDQATHDIVAQLNDAATRLGIVAERAVLAALHGGCSAPIAAWGRVDGALLRVDGLVASLDGREILRSSLIADLPAADAAAALRSAEQTGQAVADELRTLGAEAIILAARQG, from the coding sequence ATGCCCGCCGCTCGTCCGCTCCGCATTGGCACCCGCGCTAGTAAGTTGGCCCGCTGGCAAAGCGACTGGGTGGCGGCCGAGCTGACACAGCTGGGCGCCACGGTCGAGATCGTCGAGATCACTACCCGCGGCGACGTCGAGCAACTCGGCCCGGTCGCCGGCATCGGCGTCCAGGGGGTGTTCACGAAAGAGATCCAAGCGGCCGTCCTCGCGGGCGAAGTCGACCTCGCGGTCCACAGCCTCAAAGACCTGCCGACGGAGCAAGTCGCTGGGCTCGTGCTCGCCGCGACGCCGCCGCGCGAAACCGTCGCCGACGCCCTGGTGGCGCGCACTGGCCCGTCGCTCGCCGAACTCCCCGCCGGCGCCCGCGTCGGCACTGGCAGCTTGCGGCGCCGCGCGCAGCTGCTCCACTTGCGACCCGATCTGCACGTCGCCGGCATCCGCGGCAATGTCGACACACGCCTCCGCAAACTCGACGAGGGCGAGTTCGACGCCATCGTGCTGGCAGCCGCTGGCCTCACCCGGCTCGGCCTCGCCGGCCGGATCACCGAACTCCTCGAACCGCCCCACATGCTGCCGGCGCCGGGGCAAGGTTCGCTCGCCCTCGAATGCCGCGCCGACGACCAGGCGACGCACGACATCGTGGCCCAACTAAACGATGCGGCGACGCGGCTCGGCATCGTCGCCGAGCGGGCCGTGCTCGCCGCGCTCCACGGCGGCTGCTCCGCCCCGATCGCCGCCTGGGGCCGCGTCGACGGCGCGTTGCTCCGCGTCGACGGGTTGGTCGCCAGCCTCGACGGTCGCGAGATCCTCCGTAGTTCGCTTATCGCCGACCTACCCGCAGCAGACGCCGCCGCGGCCCTCCGCTCCGCCGAGCAAACCGGCCAAGCCGTCGCCGACGAACTGCGAACCCTCGGCGCCGAAGCCATCATCCTCGCCGCCCGCCAAGGCTAG
- a CDS encoding DUF502 domain-containing protein gives MSSPQPTAKPESALDPFRRAIVRGLGVLLPPLLTIVIILWVWNTVADYLLVPLENTARTLLVDYHEKDIIPADLVPTNQPVKGRALINGAAYRQTADGQYIPAADYDEVAAIVGHGPMPASADAVYQLYVENKYLQRRIVVPIFLCVFVLTLYLLGKFLAAGIGRFFWTQFERGVTRLPLIRNVYSSVKQVTDFMFNETEIAYTRIVAIEYPRKGIYQLAFVTGESLLDIACAANEPVLAVLVPTSPMPFTGFTATVKRSETIDLNITMEQALQYIMSCGVVTPPQQGYKATSFRQLPASPPLPGLSPEN, from the coding sequence ATGTCCTCGCCGCAGCCCACCGCGAAGCCCGAAAGCGCGCTCGACCCGTTCCGCCGGGCGATCGTGCGCGGCCTCGGCGTGTTGCTGCCGCCGCTGCTGACGATCGTCATCATCTTGTGGGTCTGGAACACGGTCGCCGACTATCTGCTGGTGCCGCTCGAAAACACGGCCCGCACGCTGCTCGTCGACTATCACGAAAAAGACATCATCCCCGCCGATCTGGTTCCCACGAACCAACCGGTGAAGGGTCGCGCGCTGATCAACGGCGCCGCCTACCGTCAAACCGCCGACGGGCAGTACATTCCCGCCGCTGACTACGACGAAGTCGCCGCGATCGTCGGCCACGGCCCGATGCCGGCTTCCGCCGACGCCGTCTATCAGCTCTACGTCGAAAACAAATACCTGCAGCGGCGGATCGTCGTACCGATCTTCCTTTGCGTCTTCGTGCTGACGCTGTATCTGCTCGGCAAGTTCCTCGCCGCCGGCATCGGCCGCTTCTTCTGGACGCAGTTCGAACGCGGCGTCACGCGGCTGCCGCTGATTCGCAACGTTTACTCGTCGGTCAAACAAGTGACCGACTTCATGTTCAACGAAACCGAGATCGCCTACACGCGGATCGTGGCGATCGAGTACCCCCGCAAGGGGATCTACCAACTCGCGTTCGTCACCGGCGAGAGCCTGCTCGACATCGCCTGTGCGGCGAACGAGCCGGTGCTGGCCGTGCTCGTGCCGACGTCGCCGATGCCGTTCACGGGGTTCACCGCGACGGTAAAGCGGAGCGAAACCATCGATCTCAACATCACGATGGAACAGGCGTTACAATACATCATGAGCTGCGGCGTCGTGACTCCGCCGCAACAAGGTTACAAAGCGACCTCGTTCCGCCAGCTTCCTGCTTCGCCTCCGCTGCCGGGCCTCAGTCCGGAAAATTGA
- a CDS encoding ComF family protein codes for MSRALAPSRRWWSEAYRAGLDLLFPRRCVACNDDLLAHDADAASISICSPCQRKLELIDWPVCSRCAAPVPATGGVTLDCNHCRGDKLRFQRTLALGSYEGLLRQLVMRTKTDRNGVAANSLMELAWRRFESQLAELDIDIVTAVPMHRWKRWQRGVNGPLIMARRIAERLHVPCWGEMVRLVRNVPPQVGLSRPARFRNLAGEMVVGPSYHLGAARVLIVDDILTTGATCSEAARVLLRAGAAEVTVLVPARTPA; via the coding sequence ATGTCCCGTGCCCTGGCACCGAGCCGTCGCTGGTGGAGTGAAGCCTATCGGGCGGGGCTCGATCTGCTCTTCCCGCGACGGTGCGTGGCCTGCAACGACGATCTTTTAGCACACGACGCCGATGCTGCGTCGATCTCGATCTGCTCGCCCTGCCAACGAAAGCTTGAGCTGATCGATTGGCCCGTCTGCTCCCGCTGCGCCGCCCCCGTGCCGGCCACTGGCGGCGTGACGCTCGATTGCAATCACTGCCGCGGCGATAAGCTGCGTTTCCAACGAACCCTCGCTCTCGGCAGTTACGAGGGGCTGCTGCGCCAACTCGTTATGCGTACCAAGACCGATCGCAACGGCGTGGCTGCCAATTCGCTGATGGAATTGGCGTGGCGGCGGTTCGAATCGCAGCTCGCCGAATTGGATATCGATATCGTCACAGCCGTTCCGATGCACCGCTGGAAGCGTTGGCAACGCGGCGTCAACGGTCCGCTGATCATGGCGCGGCGGATCGCCGAACGGCTCCATGTTCCGTGCTGGGGTGAGATGGTGCGGCTTGTGCGGAATGTGCCGCCGCAAGTCGGGTTATCACGCCCCGCACGATTTCGCAATCTGGCGGGAGAAATGGTCGTAGGCCCGTCCTATCATTTAGGGGCCGCCCGCGTCTTAATCGTCGATGATATTCTGACGACCGGCGCCACGTGCAGCGAAGCCGCGCGTGTGCTGCTCCGCGCCGGCGCCGCCGAAGTCACCGTGCTGGTCCCTGCCCGCACTCCCGCCTAG
- a CDS encoding LptF/LptG family permease — protein sequence MPHAKAQRNRGKLAELDASSPIELLSAASTPAVSGVLAMFILNRYLLRQFVQVFAICFLSLTGLYIVIDAFGHLDHFSSYAEKGGSLFGIMTKYYAYRTLSFFDGTSGILAMISAMFTVTWLQRHQELTAIMAAGISKMRIMKPILLAAVTVSLLGVANRELVIPRVRDELTRDTKDLGGDAARDLEPRFDRNGILIGGEKIVMAERKIVKPAFVLPAELAKNGQQLVAAEAFYTDPVDNRPAGFVLTGVTAPSRVDRMASVMVEDQPVIVTPQDASWLGADQLFVVSDLPFPLLASGSNWRKYASIGELIHELNDPGADLGSDVRVTVHTRIVQPLMDGTLLMLGLPLMLSRSNRNIFLSIGICMGVATAFTLIALACQSLGSVNMLRPSLAAWLPLLIFVPVAAAMSQTLRT from the coding sequence ATGCCTCACGCGAAGGCGCAAAGGAATAGGGGCAAACTGGCCGAGCTTGACGCTAGCAGCCCGATTGAACTACTCTCCGCGGCTTCTACCCCCGCAGTTTCCGGCGTGCTGGCGATGTTTATCCTCAATCGATACCTGCTCCGGCAATTCGTGCAGGTCTTCGCCATCTGTTTTTTGAGCCTCACCGGCCTCTACATCGTTATCGATGCGTTCGGGCACCTCGACCACTTCTCGTCGTATGCCGAGAAGGGGGGCAGCCTGTTCGGCATCATGACCAAGTACTATGCCTACCGCACGCTCTCGTTTTTTGACGGGACGAGCGGCATCCTGGCGATGATCTCGGCGATGTTCACCGTCACCTGGTTGCAGCGGCATCAGGAACTGACGGCGATCATGGCGGCCGGCATTTCGAAGATGCGAATCATGAAGCCGATTTTGTTAGCCGCGGTGACTGTCAGCTTGCTTGGCGTGGCGAACCGCGAACTGGTGATTCCACGCGTCCGCGACGAACTGACCCGCGATACCAAAGATCTCGGCGGCGATGCGGCCCGCGATTTGGAGCCGCGCTTCGATCGCAACGGCATCCTTATCGGCGGCGAGAAGATCGTGATGGCCGAGCGGAAGATCGTGAAGCCGGCGTTCGTGTTGCCGGCGGAGTTGGCGAAAAATGGCCAGCAACTCGTGGCGGCCGAAGCGTTTTACACAGATCCAGTGGACAATCGGCCGGCAGGGTTTGTGCTGACCGGCGTCACGGCGCCGTCCCGCGTCGATCGCATGGCGTCGGTGATGGTGGAGGATCAGCCGGTGATCGTCACGCCGCAAGATGCGTCGTGGCTTGGTGCGGACCAACTGTTCGTCGTCAGCGATTTGCCATTCCCGCTGCTCGCGAGCGGTTCGAACTGGCGGAAGTACGCGTCGATCGGCGAACTCATTCACGAACTGAACGACCCGGGAGCCGACCTCGGCTCCGACGTGCGGGTGACGGTTCACACGCGGATCGTGCAACCGCTCATGGATGGCACGCTGTTGATGCTTGGGTTGCCGCTGATGTTATCGAGGAGCAATCGCAACATCTTTCTGTCGATTGGCATCTGCATGGGCGTGGCGACGGCGTTCACGCTGATCGCGTTGGCATGCCAGTCCTTGGGATCAGTGAATATGCTGCGGCCGTCGCTGGCGGCGTGGCTGCCGCTGCTGATCTTCGTGCCGGTGGCGGCGGCGATGAGCCAGACGCTGCGGACGTAG
- a CDS encoding peptidylprolyl isomerase: MKVATMTTNKGVIRLELFADKTPKTVENFEKLAKKGFYDGLKFHRVIEDFMIQGGCPEGTGTGGPGYKFGDEFVADLKHSGPGILSMANAGPNTNGSQFFITHVATPWLDGKHTVFGKVLDKGQDVVNKIKQGDKIETLVISEE, encoded by the coding sequence ATGAAAGTCGCCACGATGACCACGAACAAGGGCGTCATTCGCCTCGAATTGTTCGCCGACAAGACCCCGAAGACCGTTGAGAACTTCGAGAAGCTCGCGAAGAAGGGCTTTTACGACGGGCTGAAGTTTCATCGCGTCATTGAAGACTTCATGATTCAAGGGGGTTGCCCCGAAGGAACCGGCACCGGCGGTCCTGGCTACAAGTTCGGCGACGAGTTCGTGGCGGACCTGAAGCACTCGGGCCCTGGCATTCTGTCGATGGCCAATGCCGGCCCGAACACCAACGGCTCGCAGTTCTTCATCACGCACGTGGCGACCCCGTGGCTCGACGGCAAGCACACCGTGTTCGGCAAGGTGCTTGATAAGGGGCAAGACGTCGTCAACAAGATCAAGCAAGGTGATAAGATTGAGACGTTGGTGATCTCGGAAGAGTAA
- a CDS encoding GNAT family N-acetyltransferase, whose protein sequence is MLHVREINQLAELATLRETWNRLLQATPRYSFFQTLEWLEAAWSHYPQQRLRAVIVERDGETIGIVPFCVRTERRRVGSVEVLTYPLDDWSTFYGPISAEPQVAIRAALRHVMETPRDWDLIDLRYIDQAAPEYMTIGETLRGAGARLFVRPRMEVRFCSMAGGWDAYVESRSRNWRRQMRRDVEVLEKHGAVELVRYRPAPGGTGRDARTAEVYEICEQIAAHSWQADAESQSTLSSPRVRDLLFEIHCRAAALGMLDTNILTVGGRPVAFNYNYVAAGRTYGLRAGFDPTAEMEHCGRILLFKMLEDSFARGDEEYSFGPGRQVYKDRFATEMRQAYTFRAYSAATLKSRLMKWREQIADSLYSERELNEMGLVD, encoded by the coding sequence ATGCTTCACGTTCGCGAAATCAACCAACTTGCCGAGTTAGCGACGCTCCGAGAGACCTGGAATCGCCTCCTGCAGGCGACTCCGCGGTACTCGTTCTTCCAGACGCTCGAATGGCTTGAAGCGGCGTGGAGCCACTATCCGCAGCAGCGGCTGCGGGCGGTGATCGTGGAACGCGACGGCGAGACGATTGGCATCGTGCCGTTTTGCGTGCGGACCGAACGGCGCCGCGTCGGCTCGGTCGAGGTGCTCACCTACCCGCTCGATGATTGGTCGACGTTTTACGGCCCGATCAGTGCGGAACCGCAAGTGGCGATCCGTGCGGCCTTGCGTCACGTGATGGAGACGCCGCGCGACTGGGATCTCATCGATCTCCGCTATATCGATCAGGCGGCCCCCGAATACATGACGATTGGCGAGACGCTGCGCGGCGCCGGGGCGCGGCTGTTCGTCCGTCCGCGGATGGAAGTCCGCTTTTGCAGCATGGCGGGCGGTTGGGACGCGTACGTCGAATCGCGGTCGCGCAACTGGCGGCGGCAGATGCGCCGCGACGTCGAGGTGCTCGAAAAGCATGGCGCCGTTGAACTTGTGCGGTATCGCCCCGCTCCGGGCGGAACGGGGCGTGACGCGCGGACCGCAGAGGTTTACGAGATTTGCGAACAGATCGCCGCGCACAGTTGGCAAGCGGATGCCGAGTCGCAAAGCACGCTGTCGTCGCCGCGGGTGCGCGACCTGTTGTTTGAAATTCACTGCCGAGCGGCGGCGCTAGGGATGCTCGATACGAACATCCTCACCGTCGGCGGCCGGCCGGTGGCGTTCAACTACAACTACGTCGCCGCAGGGCGAACTTACGGCTTGCGGGCCGGGTTCGATCCGACGGCGGAGATGGAACACTGCGGCCGGATTCTGCTCTTCAAGATGCTGGAAGACTCGTTTGCCCGCGGCGACGAAGAGTACAGCTTTGGCCCGGGGCGGCAGGTGTATAAAGACCGGTTCGCCACCGAGATGCGGCAGGCGTATACGTTCCGCGCCTATTCGGCGGCGACGTTGAAGTCGCGGCTGATGAAATGGCGGGAGCAGATTGCGGACAGCCTTTACTCAGAGCGAGAGTTGAACGAGATGGGGCTCGTCGACTGA
- a CDS encoding GNAT family N-acetyltransferase, translated as MLTTTELNDIDELDAIRPTWRRLWSQTHRASFFQTLEWLETTWKHYPDLQKLRVIVVERDGVPAGIVPFCVRAERRKVGMLRMLTYPLNDWGTFYGPIGPDPATAFRAAIRRVQSTQRDWDLIDLCWVDEAAPEFLAVGQAMRDVRLPFFSRPRMEVRICRMEGTWEEFVAKKSHNWRRQMRRDLQQLEQLGEVRLLRGRPEPGGQGTEAAHFELYDLCEQVARKSWQADAESQSTLCSPLVRKVLLPLHRHAAALGMLDVAVLMVGGRPAAFFYNYVAGGNVYGLRMGYDPAEELAGAGKILLHKMIEDSFRRGDREYSFGPGRQPYKDRFATEMRHAYTFRHYSRGSLRSQMMQLRERVYARLMTPQQIIERELVT; from the coding sequence ATGCTGACCACCACTGAGCTGAACGACATCGACGAACTTGACGCCATCCGTCCCACGTGGCGTCGTCTTTGGTCGCAAACGCATCGAGCCAGTTTCTTTCAGACGCTCGAGTGGCTCGAAACGACTTGGAAGCACTACCCCGACTTGCAGAAACTGCGGGTGATTGTCGTCGAACGCGACGGCGTTCCGGCTGGCATCGTACCGTTCTGCGTCCGCGCCGAACGCCGTAAGGTCGGCATGTTGCGGATGTTGACTTATCCCCTCAACGATTGGGGGACGTTTTACGGACCGATTGGTCCCGATCCGGCGACGGCGTTTCGCGCGGCGATTCGTCGCGTGCAATCGACGCAGCGCGACTGGGATCTGATTGATCTCTGCTGGGTGGACGAAGCGGCGCCGGAGTTTCTGGCCGTTGGGCAGGCGATGCGTGACGTGCGGTTGCCGTTTTTTAGTCGGCCGCGGATGGAAGTGCGGATCTGTCGCATGGAAGGGACTTGGGAAGAATTCGTTGCGAAGAAATCGCACAACTGGCGGCGGCAGATGCGCCGCGACTTGCAGCAGCTTGAGCAGTTGGGCGAAGTGCGGCTGTTGCGCGGGCGACCAGAGCCAGGCGGGCAGGGGACGGAGGCTGCGCACTTCGAGCTTTACGACCTGTGCGAGCAGGTCGCCCGCAAAAGCTGGCAGGCCGACGCCGAGTCGCAAAGCACGCTCTGCTCGCCGCTCGTGCGGAAGGTGCTGCTGCCGTTGCACCGGCATGCGGCGGCGCTCGGAATGCTCGACGTGGCGGTGCTGATGGTTGGCGGTCGGCCGGCGGCCTTCTTCTATAACTATGTCGCTGGCGGGAACGTCTACGGCCTGCGAATGGGCTACGACCCGGCGGAAGAACTCGCCGGAGCGGGCAAAATCTTGCTCCACAAGATGATCGAGGACTCGTTCCGGCGGGGCGATCGGGAATATTCCTTCGGTCCGGGGCGACAACCTTACAAAGATCGGTTCGCCACTGAGATGCGGCATGCCTACACTTTTCGCCATTATTCGCGCGGCTCGTTGCGCTCACAGATGATGCAATTGCGCGAGCGGGTCTACGCGAGGCTGATGACGCCCCAGCAGATCATCGAGCGGGAGCTCGTGACCTGA
- a CDS encoding 3-keto-disaccharide hydrolase yields MVARLTACLAVLLMFATVVRAAENVPPKGFVALFDGKDLKGWKGGSTADPKKITPEQQATWDADVPKHWSVDDGELVSDGHGPHLVTDKNYGNFELWVDWKLSPKGDSGIYLRDTPQVQLWDPTNEEAHQHGSDKGSGGLWNNQKAERWPSEVADKPIGEWNRMYVRMVGDKVTVVLNDKKVVDNVVLENYFDRALPVIPEGTIQLQTHGSETRFKNVFVREIPADEAAKLLSDIGGGEEGFVELFNGKDLAGWIGATKDYEVVDGAIQAKKGAGGNLLTEKEYDNFVVRLEFKLPPGGNNGLAIRSPGPEKNPAYDAIELQVLDDSPEHYPDLHDYQAHGSAYGLVPATRGYLKPVGEWNYQETVVDGDKIVTTLNGHKILDANLTEALKKPADGLEHPGATRPKGHFGFAGHSDPVAFRNVRIKELK; encoded by the coding sequence ATGGTTGCCCGCCTTACCGCCTGCCTGGCGGTTCTGTTGATGTTCGCCACTGTGGTCCGTGCGGCCGAGAACGTGCCGCCGAAGGGATTTGTGGCGCTGTTCGACGGCAAGGATCTCAAAGGTTGGAAGGGTGGCTCGACGGCCGACCCGAAGAAGATCACGCCCGAGCAACAAGCCACTTGGGACGCCGACGTGCCGAAGCATTGGAGCGTCGATGATGGCGAGTTAGTGAGCGACGGTCACGGTCCGCATTTGGTCACCGATAAGAACTACGGCAACTTTGAGTTGTGGGTTGACTGGAAGCTCTCGCCGAAGGGCGACAGCGGCATCTACCTGCGCGACACGCCGCAGGTGCAACTGTGGGATCCGACCAATGAGGAAGCCCATCAGCATGGTTCTGACAAGGGCTCGGGCGGTCTGTGGAACAACCAAAAGGCCGAACGTTGGCCGAGCGAAGTCGCCGACAAGCCGATCGGCGAATGGAACCGCATGTACGTCCGCATGGTGGGCGACAAGGTCACCGTCGTGCTGAACGACAAGAAGGTTGTCGACAACGTTGTGCTGGAGAACTACTTCGACCGTGCGTTGCCGGTGATCCCGGAGGGGACGATCCAGCTGCAGACGCATGGCAGCGAAACGCGATTCAAGAACGTCTTTGTGCGTGAGATTCCCGCGGACGAAGCGGCGAAGTTGCTGTCGGACATCGGCGGCGGCGAAGAGGGCTTCGTCGAGCTGTTCAACGGGAAGGACCTCGCGGGCTGGATTGGCGCGACGAAGGACTACGAGGTCGTCGACGGGGCCATTCAGGCCAAGAAAGGGGCGGGCGGCAACCTGCTGACCGAGAAGGAGTACGACAACTTCGTGGTGCGGCTGGAGTTCAAGCTGCCGCCGGGCGGAAACAATGGCCTCGCGATTCGCTCGCCGGGCCCTGAGAAGAACCCGGCGTACGACGCGATCGAGCTCCAGGTGCTCGACGATTCGCCGGAGCACTATCCCGATCTGCACGATTACCAAGCTCACGGAAGCGCCTACGGGCTAGTCCCCGCTACCAGGGGGTATCTCAAGCCGGTCGGCGAGTGGAACTACCAGGAAACGGTCGTCGATGGCGACAAGATCGTGACCACCCTGAATGGCCACAAGATTCTCGACGCCAATCTGACCGAGGCCCTCAAGAAGCCGGCCGATGGGCTGGAGCATCCGGGGGCGACGCGCCCCAAGGGGCACTTCGGGTTTGCGGGGCACAGCGACCCCGTGGCGTTCCGCAACGTGCGGATTAAGGAATTGAAATAG
- a CDS encoding NADH-quinone oxidoreductase subunit A translates to MPEFPPLFVFAVILVGFVATNLALTHLIGPRKKTPVKDMPYESGMDPIGDARQPFNVRFCLVAILYLVFDIELLFLYPWAVSAFSDDGGIPVELRGTVFGIMLAFIATLVIAYIYAWRKGVFKWR, encoded by the coding sequence ATGCCCGAATTTCCCCCGCTGTTTGTCTTCGCCGTGATTCTAGTCGGCTTTGTGGCGACGAATCTGGCGCTGACGCATCTGATCGGCCCGAGGAAGAAGACTCCGGTTAAGGATATGCCCTACGAGTCGGGCATGGATCCGATCGGGGATGCGCGGCAACCGTTTAACGTACGGTTCTGCTTGGTCGCGATTCTGTACCTCGTCTTCGATATTGAACTGCTGTTCCTCTATCCGTGGGCGGTCAGCGCGTTCAGCGATGACGGCGGAATCCCGGTGGAACTCCGCGGTACCGTGTTTGGAATCATGCTGGCCTTCATCGCCACGCTTGTGATCGCTTACATCTATGCGTGGCGGAAGGGAGTGTTCAAGTGGCGGTAG
- a CDS encoding NADH-quinone oxidoreductase subunit B yields MAVGIPDNVFVTKLDAAANWARTNSLWPMPFATACCGIELMATASSRHDLARFGAEVMRFTPRQCDLLIVAGRVVMKMLPVLQRIWMQMPEPKWCISMGACACTGGVFDTYAVVQGVDRFIPVDMYVPGCPPRPEQLIAAIMEMQTKIKETGTFNGREFAQRTSPTGPLPFEVDELRRRREMTPVPGLEIYGQHPLTPR; encoded by the coding sequence GTGGCGGTAGGAATTCCTGATAACGTCTTTGTGACGAAGCTCGACGCGGCCGCAAACTGGGCCCGTACCAACAGCCTGTGGCCGATGCCGTTCGCGACGGCCTGCTGCGGCATCGAGCTGATGGCGACCGCTTCGTCGCGGCACGACTTGGCCCGCTTCGGCGCCGAAGTGATGCGGTTCACGCCGCGGCAGTGCGATCTGTTGATCGTCGCCGGTCGCGTCGTGATGAAGATGCTCCCCGTGCTGCAGCGGATCTGGATGCAGATGCCGGAGCCGAAGTGGTGCATTTCGATGGGTGCCTGTGCCTGCACGGGCGGCGTGTTCGACACCTACGCCGTGGTGCAGGGGGTCGATCGCTTCATCCCGGTCGACATGTACGTCCCCGGTTGCCCGCCGCGGCCCGAGCAGTTGATCGCCGCGATCATGGAGATGCAAACCAAGATCAAGGAAACCGGCACGTTCAACGGCCGCGAGTTCGCTCAACGCACCTCGCCGACCGGCCCGCTGCCGTTCGAGGTCGATGAACTCCGCCGCCGTCGCGAAATGACGCCGGTGCCGGGCCTCGAGATTTACGGTCAGCACCCGCTGACGCCCCGGTAG
- a CDS encoding NADH-quinone oxidoreductase subunit C, whose product MPSLAEIQAKFGAEIDESSFRDNRRIVVPSAKIYEILSWLKDGGFNMLVDVTAVDYLEYPEATDRFHVIYSLLNMDSGERLIVKTPLNLPELELPTVTTLWMGADWMEREVYDMYGIVFAGHPDLRRILMPDEFTAYPLRKDYPRKGFGERHNFPVITRAES is encoded by the coding sequence ATGCCCAGCCTCGCAGAGATTCAAGCTAAGTTCGGCGCCGAGATCGATGAGTCGTCGTTTCGCGACAATCGTCGGATTGTCGTGCCGTCGGCGAAGATCTACGAGATTCTGTCGTGGCTGAAGGATGGCGGGTTCAACATGCTGGTCGACGTCACTGCCGTCGACTACCTGGAATACCCGGAAGCGACCGATCGGTTTCACGTCATTTATTCACTGCTGAACATGGACAGCGGCGAACGGCTGATCGTGAAGACGCCGCTTAACTTGCCGGAGCTGGAATTGCCGACGGTGACCACCCTCTGGATGGGCGCCGACTGGATGGAACGAGAAGTGTACGACATGTACGGGATTGTCTTCGCGGGACATCCCGACTTGCGTCGCATTTTGATGCCGGATGAATTTACCGCGTACCCGCTGCGGAAGGACTATCCGCGGAAGGGGTTTGGAGAGCGGCATAATTTCCCGGTGATCACGCGAGCAGAGAGCTAG
- the nuoD gene encoding NADH dehydrogenase (quinone) subunit D, which translates to MPLAVSDAAEIDSVDQEYLWTLNFGPQHPATHTTLRLVLTLDGEKVVKAVPHIGYLHSGFEKLGEDLDFNQYVTIVDRMNYLSPMANEISWHHTVEKLLGIELTPRCKYLRTILAELMRLHDHLLSCGAQALDLGAFTAFLYAFTQREKIYDIAEYASGQRFHASFTRVGGVMFDVNNDWIAKVRRFTEGFKPVHAELHRLLTRNRIFVDRCKGIGVLSKEDAINLSVTGPLARASGVVRDLRKDEPYLAYADLDFKVVCANGGDVYSRYLVRMAEMMESIKIIEQAIENIPAGPVNVDAVTDMVLPTKPAVYRSIEGLIQHFEVLMPNRGFPVPVDEVYGATEAPNGELGFYIVGDGTNRAYRARTRPPSYIHFSIFPHLIKGHQLSDVVAVLGSLNIIAAELDR; encoded by the coding sequence ATGCCCCTCGCTGTATCAGACGCCGCTGAAATCGATTCCGTCGACCAGGAATACCTGTGGACGCTGAACTTCGGCCCACAGCACCCCGCGACGCACACGACGCTGCGCCTGGTGCTGACGCTCGACGGCGAAAAGGTCGTCAAGGCGGTCCCGCACATCGGCTATCTGCATAGCGGGTTCGAGAAGCTGGGCGAAGATCTCGACTTCAATCAGTACGTCACAATCGTCGACCGGATGAACTATCTGTCGCCGATGGCCAACGAAATTTCGTGGCATCACACGGTCGAAAAGCTGCTGGGGATCGAGCTGACCCCGCGCTGCAAGTATCTCCGCACGATCTTGGCCGAACTGATGCGGCTGCATGATCATTTGCTTTCGTGCGGCGCCCAGGCCCTCGATCTCGGGGCGTTCACGGCGTTTCTTTACGCCTTTACGCAACGCGAGAAGATTTACGACATCGCGGAATACGCTTCTGGCCAGCGGTTTCATGCGAGCTTCACCCGCGTCGGCGGCGTGATGTTCGATGTGAACAACGACTGGATCGCGAAGGTCCGCCGCTTTACCGAAGGCTTCAAGCCGGTCCACGCGGAACTGCACCGCCTGCTGACTCGCAATCGTATTTTCGTTGATCGCTGCAAGGGAATCGGCGTTCTGTCGAAGGAAGACGCGATCAACCTGAGCGTCACTGGCCCGCTGGCCCGTGCGAGCGGCGTCGTGCGGGATCTTCGCAAGGACGAACCGTACCTCGCCTACGCCGACCTCGATTTCAAGGTCGTCTGCGCTAATGGCGGCGACGTCTACTCCCGTTATCTCGTCCGCATGGCCGAGATGATGGAGAGCATCAAGATCATCGAGCAGGCGATCGAGAACATTCCCGCCGGTCCGGTGAACGTCGACGCGGTGACCGACATGGTGCTGCCGACGAAGCCGGCCGTTTACCGGAGCATCGAAGGGCTGATTCAGCACTTCGAGGTCCTGATGCCGAACCGCGGTTTCCCCGTGCCGGTGGACGAAGTCTACGGCGCTACGGAAGCCCCGAACGGCGAGCTTGGGTTCTACATCGTCGGCGACGGCACGAATCGCGCGTATCGCGCTCGCACCCGTCCGCCGTCGTACATTCATTTTTCGATTTTCCCCCACCTGATTAAGGGGCACCAGTTGAGCGACGTCGTCGCCGTGCTGGGCAGCCTCAACATCATCGCGGCCGAGTTGGATCGCTAA